TTGCCGGGATGGGCGCTTGGCGGAACCTCTCGCGGGCTCTCGCTCCGGGGGTCCGACATCGGTAGCGGCCTACACAACGTCGGGCCTTCCTCGCGAGAGCCGCACGCGAGAACCCGCGGCGGTGCCGACTGCCGGGGTGGTTGGAGTGCGGTTACTCGTCGGCGCTGCCGGCCCGGCGATTTCTCGCGAAATCGACCCCCATCCTGGCCGGGCCGCCTCACGCGCCGGGCCCCTCGCCGCAGCGGCCCGGCGATTTCTCGCGAAATCGACGCCGCCCGTGTCCGCGGCCGAGCGGTCCGACGCCTTCCGGACACCTCGCCCGATGAACCGGACTAAAAGCGCAAAACGGGAGTGTGCACAACCTTGATCACACTGCGTACTCGGGAAGCACGAAGATCACACAAATGTGAATTTCCACATCTGAACCCCGCTGAAAGTCACTCGGAAGTGGGGTTGTGCACAGCTTTCGGGATCCCCAAGGATGAGCTGGAACAGCGCCCGATCGCCTCACAGGCTGTACACAACAGCGGGGAACTTGCCCACAGCTACCCTCAAGTTGCCCACAAGATGTCCACAGATTTATCCACAACCTGATCGAGCGATCATGGTGTATCCACAAGAACTGGGGACAACCTGCGAAAATCTTGGGGATCGACTGTGGATCAACACGCCACAACTGTGGACAACTCGGCTTGTGGACAAATCGATCCACAGTGCGGCCTGTTCATCCCCAAGTTGCCCACAGGATTCTCCACAGTCGGGTAGGGCCGCTCAGCAGCGAAAAACCGGGTTGTCCCCAATATCCACAGCCCCTACTACGCCTGCGTTGTTTGGTTTTTCTCTTAAAGACAAGGGGAAACGAAGTAAGGCCGCGAGGCAAGATCAACTTTTCGGGAGCTCCGGGCTCGACGAGCCGTGAAACCCCGGACCCACGTCATGGGCGCAGAGCGCACGCTCTACCGTGGGAGACCCATCGGGCTTGAGAGCCGCCGCGGTTCCGCCGCGCTGGGTGGGGGCTCGAAGCACGATTCGCCGTACCCGCTTCGGTTCGCGGTGCACAGCACACCCGCATCCCGTTCGACCAGGCTCTCCACGACCGAGACGTCGTGGAACCGGAACCGAAAGGACACTCATGAAGATCCGTCTGGAACGTGACGGTCTCGCCGATGCTGTCGCCTGGGTCGCTCGTAGCCTGCCCTCACGCCCGCCGGTACCGGTGCTGGGTGGGATGCTGCTGGATGCCGACGAGGGCAAGCTGACCATCTCCGGTTTCGACTACGAGGTCTCGGCGCAGGTCGGTGTGGACGCTGAGGTGGAGACCGGCGGCAGGACGCTGGTCTCCGGCAGGCTGCTCGCCGACATCACCAAGGCGCTGCCGCAGCGCCCCGTCGAGATCACCGTCGACGGCTCCCGGGTGAGCATCACCTGCGGCAGTTCCCGCTTCAGCCTCCCCACCATGCCCGTGGAGGACTATCCACAGCTGCCGCGGATGCCCGAGCTCGCCGGCTCCGTGCAGGGTGACTCGTTCAGCTCGGCGGTGGCCCAGGTCGCCGTGGCCGCGGGCAAGGACGAGACGCTGCCCATGCTCACCGGCGTGCGGATCGAGATCAACAATGATCAGCTGACCCTGGTGGCCACCGACCGGTTCCGACTCGCGATGCGCGAGCTCACCTGGCAGCCCACCGAGTCCGTCGAGGACACCGAGGTGCTGGTTCCCGCACGCACCCTGTCCGAGTCGGCCAAGACACTGGGCGGCGCGGGCACCACCGTGGAACTGTCGCTGGCCTCCTCCGACGGGCTGCTCGGCCTGTCCGGAACCACCCGCCGCAGCACGACCAGGCTGCTGGACGCCGAGTTCCCGCCCTACCGCAAGCTGCTGCCCGACGAGTACTCCACCTCCGCCGTGGTCGACGTGGGGACGCTCGCCGACGCGATCAAGCGTGTCTCGCTGGTCGCCGAGCGCGGCACCCAGGTGCGGCTGGAGTTCTCCGAGAACGCGCTGCGCCTGACCGCGGGCGGTGACGACGAGGGCAGCGCCGAGGAGGAACTCCCGGTCGAGTTCGAGGGCGAGCCGCTGACCATCGCTTTCAACCCGAGCTACCTGCAGGACGGGCTTTCCGCGCTCAAGGCGGACCGGGCCCGCATGCTCTTCACGACTTCCAGCCGTCCCGCCGTGATCAAACCCGCGGGTGAGGACGGCGAGGTGCTTCCCGGGTATTTGTACCTGCTCATGCCGGTTCGGATGCCGGGCTGAAAACGCAGCACGTTCACGCGGCCCAACGCGGTGCGACGTCGGCTGCGACGACGTTGCTGTGACCCCGCCCCGGTGCGATCCGCCGGGGCGAGGCCAGCGAAGTGTGAAAGGGAGTTTCGGTGCAACTGGGTCTGGTCGGTCTCGGCAAGATGGGCTACAACATGCGCGAGCGGCTGCGCGCGGACGGCCACGAGGTCGTGGGCTACGACCGTGACCAGCAGGTAGCCGACGCGTCCTCGATCACCGCCATGGTGGCCGAGCTCACCGCGCCGCGCACCGTGTGGGTCATGGTTCCGCACGGCGAGCCAACCAGCAGCACCGTCCGGGAACTCGCCGGACTGCTCGAACCGGGCGACCTCGTGATCGAGGGCGGCAACTCGCGCTACACCGACGACCGGGACAACGCGGCGTTGCTGGCCGAGTCCGGAATCTCCTACGTCGATGTGGGCGTTTCCGGCGGAGTCTGGGGTGCCGACAA
This portion of the Actinopolyspora lacussalsi genome encodes:
- a CDS encoding DNA polymerase-3 subunit beta (product_source=KO:K02338; cath_funfam=3.10.150.10; cog=COG0592; ko=KO:K02338; pfam=PF00712,PF02767,PF02768; smart=SM00480; superfamily=55979; tigrfam=TIGR00663); translation: MKIRLERDGLADAVAWVARSLPSRPPVPVLGGMLLDADEGKLTISGFDYEVSAQVGVDAEVETGGRTLVSGRLLADITKALPQRPVEITVDGSRVSITCGSSRFSLPTMPVEDYPQLPRMPELAGSVQGDSFSSAVAQVAVAAGKDETLPMLTGVRIEINNDQLTLVATDRFRLAMRELTWQPTESVEDTEVLVPARTLSESAKTLGGAGTTVELSLASSDGLLGLSGTTRRSTTRLLDAEFPPYRKLLPDEYSTSAVVDVGTLADAIKRVSLVAERGTQVRLEFSENALRLTAGGDDEGSAEEELPVEFEGEPLTIAFNPSYLQDGLSALKADRARMLFTTSSRPAVIKPAGEDGEVLPGYLYLLMPVRMPG